The DNA window CCGGGCTCGAATCCGGACTGGCAGGCTGAATAGACGGCGGCGGTTTCGATTGCCTCGATCTCTTCCATCGGCGGCAGAATCCCCGGCAGGCGTGCAGCCAGCATGGTCTTGCCGGAGCCGGGTGGCCCAACCATGAGCAGGCTGTGCCCGCCAGTAGCGGCGATTTCCAGGGCGCGGCGTGCCTGGTGCTGGCCGCGCACATCCGCGAGGTCGGGGGTCGTGGCCAAGGGTTCATGCCCGCCGGCGGGCTGATGGGCCGGCAGACGCGCTTCGCCGGTCAGGTGCGCGCAGACATCGAGCAGGTGCGCCGCGGCGACGACCCGGGTTCGGCTGACCCGCGCCGCTTCATCGGCATTCTCCCGCGGAACGATGAGCGAGCGCTTCGTCTCCGCGCACTGCAATGCAGCCGTCAGTGTGCCGCGTACCGGCCGCAGTTCACCCGTGAGTGCCAGTTCCCCGAGAAATTCGTGCTCGTCCAGGTGCCGGGCCGGCAATTGGCCCGAGGCGACCAGAATGCCGATGGCGATGGGCAGGTCGAAGCGTCCACCATCCTTCGGCAGATCGGCCGGTGCCAGGTTGACCGTGATGCGCCGGGCCGGGAAGTCGAAGCGGGAGTTAAGGATGGCGCTGCGCACCCGGTCCTTGCTTTCCTTGACCGTGGTTTCTGGTAGCCCGACAATGGACAGGGCCGGCAGCCCATTGGCCAGGTGGACCTCTACCGTGACCGGCGGGGCCTGGATACCGAGCAGGGCGCGGCTATAGACGATGGCGAGTGACATGGAATCCTTTCCATAGTGTGGGTAGGCCCTCTGGGGCCCCTACTTGTTTACCAGCTTTTCCTCGAGCTCGGCAACCATCTTTTCCAGCTGTTCCAGCTTCTCCCGGGTCCGGCGCAGTACCGCCTCCTGAATCTCCAGTTCCTCCCGCGTGACCAGGTCCGCCCGATCCAGGGCCGAGCGGAATGCGGCCCGCAGATTCTGGCGAAAGCCCTCGGCCGGTGGCTCGGGCAGCAGGTCGGAAACTGCGGAAACCAGGTCTTCCAGGGTCTGTTTGGGGTTCATGGCCATATCGCCGCGGATCATATCAGAACTACGCCCCGGAATTGCCCGGGCATAGTGCACCGACCTGGGGAGTGCGCACCACATTAGTGCACCAATGTTGCATATTCACCCTCTTCGTACAGATAACTCGTTGAATTATAAGAATAACTAGGCTTGGCACGGGAACTGCTCTAAAGGGGGCCAGCAAAGCAAATGTTTTACGGAATGCTTTGGTTCTGAGCAGGGAAAGTCTCGAAAGAGCTTTGTAGTGAAACCTGTATTACTTAACGATAGGAGAGCAAGCATATGAACAAACTGACCAAGTCCTTGGTTGCCGCCGGTCTGCTGGCGGGTATGAGTGCGCCGGTCCTGGCCGATGGTCTCAGCGGCAACGTTGCCCTCGTCAGTGACTATGTCTGGCGTGGTGTCGAGCAGTCCCCCGGTGCCGCCCCGACCATGCAGGGTGGTATGGATTATGAGACGGGTGCCTTCTCGTTCGGTACCTGGGGTTCCAGCCTTGCCGAAGGTGGTACCGAGATCGATCTGTACGGTGCTTACAGCTTTGGCCCCGTGTCCGTTGGTGCGATCTACTACTACTTCCCGACCGGTTCGCTTGGCAATTCTGGTTCTACCGAAGTGAACGTCAGTGGTGACGCAGGTCCGGTCTCGCTGATGGCGTCCTATGCAACCGATGTTTCGGGCAACCCGTATTACCTGGAGGCTTCTTACTCCCACGGTTTCGGCAAGGTCAGCCTGGACCTGCACGCGGGTTACGGGGAAACCTACACCACCAGTTCGGGTGGAGCCGCGTTTGACTATTCGATCGGCGTGAGTGGCAGTGCCGGTGGACTGGATCTGGCTGCGGTGTATGCCTATTCCGAGTCGACGAAGGAAGGCAAGCCGTACGTCAGCATCGGCAAGTCCATCTAAGTAACATCCGGACCGGGACGCCGGACCCCGGCGTCCCGAATCGGATAATCAAAGGAGAGCAATCTGATGAAGTTAGTTACGGCTATCATCAAGCCCTTCAAACTCGATGATGTGCGTGATGCCCTTTCGGAAGTGGGCGTGCACGGCATCACCGTGACCGAGGTCAAAGGCTTCGGTCGCCAGAAGGGACACACGGAACTCTATCGCGGCGCCGAATACGTGGTGGACTTCCTACCCAAGGTGAAACTGGAGGTCGCGGTAGACGCGAGCCTCGTCGATCAGGTCACTGAGGCCATCATCAAGGCCGCCAAGACTGGCAAGATCGGCGACGGCAAGATCTTCATTTTCGATCTTGAGCAGGCCATTCGTATCCGTACCGGTGAATCCGGTAAAGATGCGCTGTGATACGGGAGAATGAAACGATGAAATCCAAATTATTTTCCAAAATGCTGTTCGGGGCGGCGCTGGTATTGGCGTCGGCGCCGGGTCTGGCACTCGCGGACGAAGCGCCCACGCTTAGTGCGGGCGATACTTCGTGGATGCTGACCTCCACGGCCCTGGTGCTCTTCATGAGCATTCCCGGCCTGGCGCTGTTCTATGCCGGCATGGTGCGCACCAAGAACGTGCTTTCCGTTCTGATGCAGGTTTTCGCCATCACGGCTCTGATCACCATCATCTGGGCCATCATCGGCTACACGATCGCCTTCACCGATGGCGGCAATGCCAACCAGTACATGGGCGGCATGAGCAAGCTGTTCCTGGCCGGTGTTACCGGTGACGCGCTTTCCGGAACGATTCCGGAGACCGTGTTCATGACCTTCCAGATGACCTTCGCCATCATTACCCCGGCGCTGATCGTCGGTGCCTTTGCCGAGCGTATGAAGTTCTCGGCCATGCTGTGGTTCATGGGTATCTGGTCCATCGTGGTCTACTCGCCGATCACCCACTGGGTGTGGGGCGGCGGCTGGCTCGGCTCCATGAACATCCTGGACTTCGCTGGCGGTACCGTGGTGCACATCAACGCGGGTATTGCCGGTCTGGTCTCGGCGCTGGTGCTTGGCAAACGTAAGGGCTATCCGACCACTCCCATGCCTCCGCACAACCTGGTGCTTACCCTGATCGGTGCCTCCATGCTGTGGGTGGGCTGGTTCGGCTTCAATGCCGGTAGTGAGCTGGCGGCCGACGGCACGGCCGGTATGGCCATGGCGGTCACGCAAATCGCGACGGCGGCTGCGGCCCTGGGCTGGATGCTGTCCGAGTGGATCACCCACGGCAAGCCGAGCATGCTGGGTATTGCCTCGGGTGCAGTTGCGGGTCTGGTTGCGATCACCCCGGCCTCCGGTACCGCCGGTCCCATGGGTGCCATCGCCATCGGCGCCGCCGCGGGCATCGGCTGTTTCATCGCCGCCACCAAGATCAAGAAGGCCTTTGGCTACGACGATTCGCTGGACGCCTTCGGCGTGCACGCGATCGGCGGCATCATCGGTGCGCTCCTGACCGGCGTGTTCGCCGCGAAGAGCCTGGGCGGTGCCGGTCTTGGCGTCGAATCCGGTTCCATCGGCGACCAGGTCGGTGTGCAGCTGGTGGGCATCGCCGCGACCCTGATCTACACCGGTGTCGTGACCTTCATCATCCTGAAGGTGCTGGACATCATCATGGGTCTGCGTGTGACCGAAGAAGAGGAAACCGAAGGTCTGGATATCGCCCTGCACGACGAAAAGGGCTACAACCTCTAGGCACAACGGTAGTGTGATGTACGGGGGCGCCTTCGGGCGCCCCTTTTATTTTGACGGCCGCGATAGCGCAACGGGATTGATCGGGGTCCCGTTGATCGTAATCCTTCCTTTTTCCATCTTGATACGGAATCGATAGGCGTCGCCATCGAGCTGGAAGAATCGCTGCAGTCCGGAGTCCTTCAGATAGGCCGGATAAGCGGCATCGGTAATGGCTGCGAGCGCTTCTGGCGTGAGTTGTTTCTCTTCGCCCTGGGTCAGGTTGCCGGAGTGGCGCAAGAGTTCCACGTCCTTCTGGATACGCGCCTTGATCAGCGCCCGAAACGCGGCTTCCGGAACCGACAGTTGTGCGTCGCCTTCAATCGCGGTCAACAGCAGCATGGGATTGGCACCGATGTCCTGACTGGATCCGTCCACCGCGAGCCGGGCATTTCCCGAAACCGGTCCGAACTCCGTCTTGAGCTGGAACTTGCTCAGGTCGAACTCCGGGTTGCGTCGCGACAGGGTCCCGGCAAGCACAAGCGCCTTGCCAAACACGATCATCTGCGTCTGTTCTGGCGGAAGGGTCCGGTTGTAGGTGGCGTTCATCTCTTGCTGGAACTTGTGCAACGCTGCCGCATCGATCCGTTTCAGCGTGGCCTTGGCGTCGGCAGGCCCAAAATGCTTCCCGGAGATGGTTGCATTCGCCAGTTTCCATTCAAACTCCACGGACAGAAGTTCATTGGCCATTCGCGACAGGCTGGTGTTTTGTATTCCCTTGAACTCGGCCAGTCCGGGCACGGAAACCGAGCCCAGGGAAAACCGGTTTGTGCCCACCATCGTGCCTGCGGGCCCCTTGTTCAGGTCCGTTGCCAGGGCCATCTTCGCGAAGCGAATTTTTGAGCCACCCGAGTCGATTTCAAGGGATGGCGCCGCAATGGACATCTTCAGTCGTGTCCACCCGGTATCGAAGGCGATCTGGCCACTTACCGGTGCCCAGGCAACACTCTTGTCGCCAGAGCGACGCTTGCCTCCCTCAATCGCGATCGTGCCGCTTGCATCTCCTTGCAGGTCTACGGTGGCCTCCAGGGTGGCCGGCGGAATGGTAGCGATTTCCTTGGCCAGCTTCGGTGGAGCCTTGGAACCGGCGCGCACGGAGTAGTGCGCGTGGATCACGGCGAGCGCCGGCGCCCGCTGCCAGGAATGCAGGGGAATCGGGCCGTGTTCGATCTCATAGCGCGCAACGATGAGGATTGGTGTAGCACTGTGGGTCGCGAGGGTACTGTCGGCGGTAGAGCTAAACCACCCGCGGTGATAGTTGAATTCCTTAACGCTCAGGCCGGCATGTGTCGCTGCGGCCTTGGCGGTTTGCGGAAATGTTGATGCGATTCGGCTCCCGAGCCACCAGGGAATTGCGGCTGCGGCGATCACCGCAAGTAACAGGACGGCGGCGACAACGCGAACGATTGTCCGGACCGATGCTGAACCGGAGGACGCCTTCTGGGGTCTGGCGCGATCTTCGCGCCCGGATTTCGGGCGCCTAGTTGCCATTCGGACGTGATTTCCCGCCGGGTTTGTGGAAGGCCTGTTGATTGATGTTTTTCACGTCCACCTTGTACAGGCTCGCCATGGGGGAGCCGATATGATTTCCCTGGACCTTGTCGATACCGATTCTTCCAAGGATCTGAAGTGCCTCCGAATTTTCCACATACTCGGCCACGGTTTCCAGCCCCAGCCCCCTCGCGACCTGCACAATCGCTGTCACAAAGACCTGGTCCTCCCGGCTCGTGGCAATATGTCGGATGAAGTTGCCATCTACCTTGAGCTGATCCACGGGCAGTTGCTTGAGATAGGAGAACGAGGAGAAGCCGGATCCGAAATCGTCAAGGGAGAAGCGAAATCCGTTCCGCTTCATTATGGTGAGAAAACTTTCGGCCCGCGCGATTTCCCGAATGGCCGTGGATTCGGTGATCTCGAAAATGAGTTGATCGGGCCGGAATGGGCCGTCGCGCGTCAGTTGCTCACAGAAGTCGCAGAATCCCGGCATGTCCAGGGATCGGCCTGACAAATTGACCGAGATGCAACAATCGTGATTTTCCGGCTTCTTCAGCGTTTCCATGACCGCGCGTATGACCCAGCGATCGATGTCTGCGATCTGTCCCGATTGCTCGGCTGCATCGATGAACTGGCCCGCCGAAAAGATCGTACCGTTCTCGTCGCGCAGCCGTACCAGTGCCTCGTACATGCGTACGGACTCGTCCCCTTTGAGTGAGACCACTGGCTGGTACTCCAGCACCAGGCGATCAGTCTTCAACGCGTTCCGGATCAGGCTGCGCCAGTTGACGAGCTTGCGCATGGTATCCAGGTCACGATCCGTGCTGCGAAAGATGTAGTAGCTATTGTGGCCCAGGGACTTGGCGCGGGACATCGCGATGTCGGCGCGTGCCAACAGGGTCTGGCTGTCATTGCCGTCGTCGGGGAAGGCACAAATGCCGGTGCAGACCGAAATTGGTACCGGCGTATCATTGATCGTGGTCCGTGCGGACTGGCATGCACCCAGAATTGATTTTGCGACCCCTTTGGCGTCGGCGGCATTGTAGCCGCGCAGCATTACCCCGAAGACATCGCCCCCCAGACGCGCAATTTGCCCGCGATCGCCGACGCGATCCCGAATCACGTCCGCGGTCAGCCGCAGAAGACTGTCCCCGGCGAGGTGTCCGTGCGAGTCATTGATCAACTTGAAATCATCCAGGTCGACAACAAGCAATGCCACTGGCGTATTCGCCTGATCGGCAATTCGCAACTCTTCGTCCAGCAACTCGATGAATTTGGGGCGCGCATAAAGCCCGGTCAGCGGGTCCCGTTCCGCAAGGTAGGCAAGCCGTGACGCATCCTCACGTCTGCGCGTGATGTCGCGCGTCACCCCGCGATAGCCAACCAGACGGCCCTCGCGGTCAATGATGGGAACGCCATTGGACTCGAGCGTTACTTCCGTTCCGTTCTTGTGTTTGGCCCGGTATTCGAAACCGTAGAATGGCTTTTCATCCGCCATTGCCTCCTCAAGGAGCACGTTCAGGCGGGCGGCGTCCTGGGGGTCCATGAAATCAAAGATACTGCTGGCCAGCGCCTGGCCCGGCGCATAACCCAGCAGGGCCTCGATGCGGTTGGATACATAGATGTAGCGGGCGTTGGTATCGATCTCCCAGATCCAGTCGCTGGTGTTATCGGCCATATCGCGGAACCGGCGATTGCTGCGCTCGAGCTCCTCCATGTTGTATTGAAGCCGCTCCGCCATGGTGTTGAAGCGCGTTGCCAGGGTCCCGATCTCGTCCTTGCTGGCTACCGGTACCCGGGCCGACAGATCGCCGTGTTCGATAGCAGACGCATTGCGCATAAACACCCCGAGGTCGCGCGTGAGAAACCAGCCAAGTGTGAGGGAAATCAGCGCAACCAGTGCAATTTCAATGGCGACGATAACTATGTTGTATTGCGTGGTTCGCCTGAGGGCCGCGTCAGCCTGGGCGCGCGAGATCTGGATCTCGACCCGGCCGAACAGACTGCCGGCAACCTCGATTGGCCGTCGGCTTGTGACGACCTTGTCGCGTCCCTCGCGCTGGCCGGCGACGGCCAGGGGATGGTCCAGATGATCGACGATGGACACGAAAGTGACGTTGTGGCGGTCCACCAGTCCCTCGACCTGGCTGCGCAGCTGTGCGATGTCCAGGGCAAGCAGTGGTTCCGTGGTCGAATTGACGACCAGCTCAGCCGTGCTGTTTGCCCGATGCTGGAGCTCCTGTTCCAGGTTGACTTCGCTGTTGTGCAGATTGCTGACGAGCAGGATGCCCAGCAAAAGGGATTCGGTCACCGCGATGAGGATCGCCGCCTTGTAGCGCAGGGACCAGGTCATCGCTCGTTCAACTCCCGAACGTACCGTTCCACCACGGCGTAGTCCTTGCGCGATGCCGCCCGCAGACCTGCGATTCCGCCCGCGGTCAGCGCCGAATGCCCCGGCGCTTTACGGTTGTAGCCAAGCAATACGTGCCGGATTTCTGTTCGCACCGCCGGACTCACCGCCGGCGAGACCAGCCACGCCAGTCCAGGCATGGGCTCGCTGCGCGCAATCACGCGCATGCGATCGACGGCATAACGGCGCTTCAGGCTTTCGCTGTGCAGGGCCATGGTGCCGGTTCCGGCGGCGTCAATTTCTCCGCGTCGCAGTCGCGCGACCACGTCAGAGACCGGCCCGGGCCGGGAAACATCCTCGTATTTCCCTTGCAGGCCTGCGCGCCTGAGCAAAACGTGGGGCACCATAGAGGCAAAGAAGGCGGTCGCACTGCCCCCGAAAGCGATCCGTTTACCGCGCAGATCAGACAGCGCCTGCAAGGAGCTGTCTTCCCGCACAAGAATAATGCTGCGCATTCCTTCCGGGGACATTACCGGAACCTGCTGCGCAATGATCGAATAGCCTTTCCTGGCCAGATTAATGGCCTGCAGCGGGTTCGCGTTCACGAGCGCCGGGCGCTTTTCGCTGTAGACGGCCCGTTCGAACGCCGACATCGTCGGATAAGTGTGCAGGGAAACGTCGATCTCCAGGCGTTGTTTGAAATAGGTCGCGAGCGGCTGCATTTGCCGCGCGGTGTCCGTGGCATTCAGCCTGGGGATGACGTGAAACTCCATCCGGCTGACCCGGTCTCGGCGCCGGACTCCGAGCGCGCGCAGGTGGCGAGTATCGGAGACCGAATTCGGCCGGAATCCATCAATATCCAGATCAGACAGCAGCTTCCGGCCGGTCGGGTCTTTGGGCAGGTCGAGAAGAGCGGTCTGCACCCGGCGCCTTTCGTCCTGTTGGATCGACGGGTTGGCAGCAATCGCATGCGAAGGGGCCCCACCAGATCGGTACAGGATGCGGAGCTGGTCGCGGACCGCGTCAGGAAGCACCGTGAACGAGCGCTGCACGCCTCCTCCGGCAATGAACTGACCCTGGGCGACCGCCCGATATACGGACTCATGGGTGCCGAGGAAAGCGACGCGATAATCAATATGTAGTCTTTTCAGCTTGGCCCGATTGAGCAGGGTGGCCCCGAAGGCATGGGGGGCGGGGAAGGCGATGATGCTGTTGCGCAAGGCCTCAAGTTTGCGTGGGCCATCACGTCGTACCACCAGGACGCTGTGCAGATCCGGTTTCCTGCGCACGAGGATGCGGTACCCCGGCTTTTCATGGGCAACCTGGTACAGGATCGCGTTCATGTAAACGTAGTCGTACTTGCCTTCCAGTACCCGTCGTTCGAATTCTGGAATATTCGGGGCGGTGACGAAATGGAAGCGGATACCCGTGCGGTCGGACAGGGCATCGAGCAGGGGTTG is part of the Acidiferrobacteraceae bacterium genome and encodes:
- a CDS encoding TorF family putative porin, translating into MNKLTKSLVAAGLLAGMSAPVLADGLSGNVALVSDYVWRGVEQSPGAAPTMQGGMDYETGAFSFGTWGSSLAEGGTEIDLYGAYSFGPVSVGAIYYYFPTGSLGNSGSTEVNVSGDAGPVSLMASYATDVSGNPYYLEASYSHGFGKVSLDLHAGYGETYTTSSGGAAFDYSIGVSGSAGGLDLAAVYAYSESTKEGKPYVSIGKSI
- a CDS encoding accessory factor UbiK family protein → MNPKQTLEDLVSAVSDLLPEPPAEGFRQNLRAAFRSALDRADLVTREELEIQEAVLRRTREKLEQLEKMVAELEEKLVNK
- a CDS encoding EAL domain-containing protein, coding for MTWSLRYKAAILIAVTESLLLGILLVSNLHNSEVNLEQELQHRANSTAELVVNSTTEPLLALDIAQLRSQVEGLVDRHNVTFVSIVDHLDHPLAVAGQREGRDKVVTSRRPIEVAGSLFGRVEIQISRAQADAALRRTTQYNIVIVAIEIALVALISLTLGWFLTRDLGVFMRNASAIEHGDLSARVPVASKDEIGTLATRFNTMAERLQYNMEELERSNRRFRDMADNTSDWIWEIDTNARYIYVSNRIEALLGYAPGQALASSIFDFMDPQDAARLNVLLEEAMADEKPFYGFEYRAKHKNGTEVTLESNGVPIIDREGRLVGYRGVTRDITRRREDASRLAYLAERDPLTGLYARPKFIELLDEELRIADQANTPVALLVVDLDDFKLINDSHGHLAGDSLLRLTADVIRDRVGDRGQIARLGGDVFGVMLRGYNAADAKGVAKSILGACQSARTTINDTPVPISVCTGICAFPDDGNDSQTLLARADIAMSRAKSLGHNSYYIFRSTDRDLDTMRKLVNWRSLIRNALKTDRLVLEYQPVVSLKGDESVRMYEALVRLRDENGTIFSAGQFIDAAEQSGQIADIDRWVIRAVMETLKKPENHDCCISVNLSGRSLDMPGFCDFCEQLTRDGPFRPDQLIFEITESTAIREIARAESFLTIMKRNGFRFSLDDFGSGFSSFSYLKQLPVDQLKVDGNFIRHIATSREDQVFVTAIVQVARGLGLETVAEYVENSEALQILGRIGIDKVQGNHIGSPMASLYKVDVKNINQQAFHKPGGKSRPNGN
- a CDS encoding ammonium transporter, which translates into the protein MKSKLFSKMLFGAALVLASAPGLALADEAPTLSAGDTSWMLTSTALVLFMSIPGLALFYAGMVRTKNVLSVLMQVFAITALITIIWAIIGYTIAFTDGGNANQYMGGMSKLFLAGVTGDALSGTIPETVFMTFQMTFAIITPALIVGAFAERMKFSAMLWFMGIWSIVVYSPITHWVWGGGWLGSMNILDFAGGTVVHINAGIAGLVSALVLGKRKGYPTTPMPPHNLVLTLIGASMLWVGWFGFNAGSELAADGTAGMAMAVTQIATAAAALGWMLSEWITHGKPSMLGIASGAVAGLVAITPASGTAGPMGAIAIGAAAGIGCFIAATKIKKAFGYDDSLDAFGVHAIGGIIGALLTGVFAAKSLGGAGLGVESGSIGDQVGVQLVGIAATLIYTGVVTFIILKVLDIIMGLRVTEEEETEGLDIALHDEKGYNL
- a CDS encoding YdgA family protein, translated to MATRRPKSGREDRARPQKASSGSASVRTIVRVVAAVLLLAVIAAAAIPWWLGSRIASTFPQTAKAAATHAGLSVKEFNYHRGWFSSTADSTLATHSATPILIVARYEIEHGPIPLHSWQRAPALAVIHAHYSVRAGSKAPPKLAKEIATIPPATLEATVDLQGDASGTIAIEGGKRRSGDKSVAWAPVSGQIAFDTGWTRLKMSIAAPSLEIDSGGSKIRFAKMALATDLNKGPAGTMVGTNRFSLGSVSVPGLAEFKGIQNTSLSRMANELLSVEFEWKLANATISGKHFGPADAKATLKRIDAAALHKFQQEMNATYNRTLPPEQTQMIVFGKALVLAGTLSRRNPEFDLSKFQLKTEFGPVSGNARLAVDGSSQDIGANPMLLLTAIEGDAQLSVPEAAFRALIKARIQKDVELLRHSGNLTQGEEKQLTPEALAAITDAAYPAYLKDSGLQRFFQLDGDAYRFRIKMEKGRITINGTPINPVALSRPSK
- a CDS encoding phosphate/phosphite/phosphonate ABC transporter substrate-binding protein — its product is MPRSLLSALAVYLLSVAGVLPHAQAASERTFAVVPQQAPTRLATHGQPLLDALSDRTGIRFHFVTAPNIPEFERRVLEGKYDYVYMNAILYQVAHEKPGYRILVRRKPDLHSVLVVRRDGPRKLEALRNSIIAFPAPHAFGATLLNRAKLKRLHIDYRVAFLGTHESVYRAVAQGQFIAGGGVQRSFTVLPDAVRDQLRILYRSGGAPSHAIAANPSIQQDERRRVQTALLDLPKDPTGRKLLSDLDIDGFRPNSVSDTRHLRALGVRRRDRVSRMEFHVIPRLNATDTARQMQPLATYFKQRLEIDVSLHTYPTMSAFERAVYSEKRPALVNANPLQAINLARKGYSIIAQQVPVMSPEGMRSIILVREDSSLQALSDLRGKRIAFGGSATAFFASMVPHVLLRRAGLQGKYEDVSRPGPVSDVVARLRRGEIDAAGTGTMALHSESLKRRYAVDRMRVIARSEPMPGLAWLVSPAVSPAVRTEIRHVLLGYNRKAPGHSALTAGGIAGLRAASRKDYAVVERYVRELNER
- a CDS encoding P-II family nitrogen regulator; the encoded protein is MKLVTAIIKPFKLDDVRDALSEVGVHGITVTEVKGFGRQKGHTELYRGAEYVVDFLPKVKLEVAVDASLVDQVTEAIIKAAKTGKIGDGKIFIFDLEQAIRIRTGESGKDAL
- a CDS encoding magnesium chelatase domain-containing protein, translated to MSLAIVYSRALLGIQAPPVTVEVHLANGLPALSIVGLPETTVKESKDRVRSAILNSRFDFPARRITVNLAPADLPKDGGRFDLPIAIGILVASGQLPARHLDEHEFLGELALTGELRPVRGTLTAALQCAETKRSLIVPRENADEAARVSRTRVVAAAHLLDVCAHLTGEARLPAHQPAGGHEPLATTPDLADVRGQHQARRALEIAATGGHSLLMVGPPGSGKTMLAARLPGILPPMEEIEAIETAAVYSACQSGFEPG